One Cucurbita pepo subsp. pepo cultivar mu-cu-16 chromosome LG11, ASM280686v2, whole genome shotgun sequence DNA window includes the following coding sequences:
- the LOC111805491 gene encoding putative RING-H2 finger protein ATL69 — translation MSSADPPSSSSSSAAAAASPAHAGVGLGYGIAIAVSILVFISTIMLVSYACIRAKSTRPRPRPSAPLPPPAADNVVVLMVGLDGSIIESYPKLVLGESRRLPAPNHGPCSICLSDYQPYDSVRCIPDCRHCFHSACVDEWLRMSATCPLCRNSPAPTPVATPLSEFAPLASNAR, via the coding sequence aTGTCCTCCGCCGATCccccttcctcctcctcctcctccgccgccgccgccgcttcCCCCGCCCACGCCGGCGTCGGCCTCGGCTACGGCATCGCCATCGCCGTCAGCATCCTCGTCTTCATCTCCACCATAATGCTCGTCTCCTACGCTTGCATTCGCGCCAAATCCACTCGCCCTAGACCTAGACCTTCCGCTCCTCTCCCCCCTCCCGCCGCCGACAATGTGGTGGTTCTCATGGTTGGATTAGACGGCTCCATCATCGAATCGTACCCTAAGTTGGTCCTCGGAGAGAGCCGCCGTCTCCCGGCCCCAAACCACGGCCCTTGCTCCATTTGCCTCTCCGATTACCAGCCCTACGATTCCGTCCGCTGCATTCCGGATTGCCGGCACTGTTTCCACTCCGCTTGCGTCGATGAATGGCTCCGGATGAGCGCCACTTGCCCCCTGTGTCGAAACTCCCCTGCTCCTACCCCTGTTGCTACTCCTCTCTCCGAATTCGCGCCTCTGGCTTCCAACGCCAGGTGA
- the LOC111806164 gene encoding probable carboxylesterase 15: MTNGKSVILDVSGWLRLFDDGSVDRTWTGPPEVKFVAESVPPHDDFIDGVAVRDLVIDRESGLCVRIYLPEVKCSGGGEKLPVVVHFHGGGFCISEADWFMYYHTYTDLVKSAEAICVSVYLRRAPEHRLPAAVDDGFSALRWLQSVALGHEIEPWITENADFNRVFLIGDSSGGNLVHSVAALAGEADLAPVKLAGGIPIHPGFVRAERSKSEIENPQSPFLTLDMVDKFLSLALPEGSTKDHPITCPMGANAPPLETLNLPPFLLCIAEKDLIIDTEMEYYKAMKAANKEVEILMSKGMGHSFYLNKIALKMDPETAAASDHLFAGIARFIKQH; the protein is encoded by the coding sequence ATGACGAATGGAAAGAGCGTAATTCTCGACGTCTCTGGCTGGCTCAGGCTTTTCGACGACGGCTCCGTCGACCGGACCTGGACTGGACCGCCGGAGGTCAAGTTTGTGGCGGAGTCTGTGCCGCCTCACGACGACTTCATCGATGGAGTCGCCGTTCGCGACTTGGTGATTGATCGGGAGTCCGGTCTCTGTGTTCGGATTTATCTGCCTGAGGTGAAATGCAGCGGCGGCGGAGAGAAATTGCCGGTTGTTGTTCATTTTCACGGCGGTGGATTTTGTATTAGCGAAGCGGATTGGTTTATGTATTATCATACTTATACTGACCTCGTGAAATCCGCCGAAGCAATTTGTGTGTCTGTTTACCTTCGCCGAGCGCCAGAGCATCGTCTTCCCGCGGCTGTTGACGACGGCTTCTCCGCTCTCAGGTGGTTGCAATCGGTGGCTCTAGGTCACGAAATCGAGCCTTGGATTACCGAAAATGCGGATTTCAATCGCGTTTTCCTAATCGGAGATAGCTCTGGCGGAAATCTTGTTCACTCTGTCGCTGCCCTAGCCGGAGAAGCCGATCTCGCTCCAGTGAAACTCGCCGGTGGAATTCCGATTCATCCTGGTTTCGTTCGAGCCGAACGAAGCAAGTCGGAGATCGAGAATCCACAATCGCCGTTCTTGACTCTGGATATGGTAGACAAATTTCTGAGCCTCGCACTACCGGAAGGGAGTACGAAGGATCATCCAATTACATGTCCAATGGGAGCCAACGCGCCGCCGCTTGAAACCCTAAATCTGCCGCCATTTCTTCTGTGCATCGCAGAGAAGGATCTGATCATCGACACCGAAATGGAGTATTACAAAGCAATGAAGGCAGCAAATAAAGAAGTAGAGATTCTGATGAGCAAAGGAATGGGACATAGCTTCTATCTCAACAAGATCGCCCTCAAAATGGACCCCGAAACAGCTGCCGCATCGGACCACCTCTTCGCCGGAATCGCTCGCTTCATCAAGCAGCATTAA
- the LOC111804992 gene encoding uncharacterized CRM domain-containing protein At3g25440, chloroplastic isoform X2 has product MIVPLGFNKIFKYRTSIATFSHRPGEIIEFLLCSSENCCIRKNTRAFNNGGGLDPKASFSFFRDIGAVRKNVTFLEKWNPSCNGGNRFGSGVGYRWVHSDNSVATLEKSGGESAIASTDGSSSEEKKKTRKKLKGKRAVVKWLKFFRWKKKKEYERMTSEEKILFKLNKARRKEKRFVEALEKIEPAASSDTTHDPEILTPEEHFYFLKMGIKGKNYVPVGRRGIFQGVVLNMHLHWKKHQTVKVVVKTFSPEEVKEIAAELARLTGGMVLDIHEENTIIMYRGKNYSQPPTEIMSPRVSLSRKKALDKSKYRDGLQAVRKHIPKLEQDLRLLQSQAKLSCKNNGDSVEHVQETISDTRMSSDSEDLSDMFETESDTEADEEMEEPPLYLKEFEKFAGETAGETEDLHDQLREISMDSKQAKILEEDVNSPEFDAVDRLFLRSASLLKKRRR; this is encoded by the exons ATGATTGTTCCTTTAGGGTTCAATAAGATTTTCAAATATCGAACATCGATCGCTACTTTTTCTCATCGTCCCGGCGAAATCATTGAGTTTTTGTTGTGTAGTTCAGAAAATTGCTGCATTCGGAAGAACACAAGAGCTTTCAACAATGGCGGTGGTTTGGATCCCAAAGCTTCGTTTTCATTCTTCCGTGATATAGGTGCTGTGCGAAAGAATGTCACGTTCCTCGAGAAATGGAACCCTTCCTGTAATGGCGGCAATAGGTTTGGATCTGGTGTGGGGTATCGGTGGGTTCATTCAGATAATTCCGTCGCTACTTTAGAGAAAAGTGGAGGGGAATCTGCTATTGCTTCTACAGATGGAAGTAGTAgcgaggagaagaagaagacgaggaaGAAGCTGAAGGGTAAAAGAGCAGTCGTGAAGTGGCTCAAGTTTTTCaggtggaagaagaagaaagagtatGAGAGAATGACATCGGAAGAGAAGATTCTGTTCAAATTGAACAAG GCGCGTCGAAAAGAGAAAAGGTTTGTTGAAGCTCTGGAAAAAATTGAGCCTGCTGCTTCATCAGATACAACCCATGATCCAGAGATATTGACACCAGAAGAACACTTCTACTTTCTGAAGATGGGTATCAAGGGAAAGAATTACGTGCCGGTTGGAAGACGTGGGATATTCCAGGGCGTCGTTTTGAATATGCATCTTCACTGGAAGAAGCATCAAACGGTGAAGGTGGTAGTAAAGACGTTTTCACCGGAAGAGGTCAAAGAGATCGCTGCAGAGCTAGCGAGATTGACCGGTGGTATGGTGCTTGACATTCATGAAGAGAATACCATAATCATGTATAGGGGGAAGAACTACTCGCAGCCACCCACAGAGATAATGTCCCCAagggtctctctctctcggaAGAAG GCTCTGGATAAATCGAAATATCGGGACGGCCTTCAGGCAGTGAGAAAGCATATTCCAAAACTCGAACAAGACCTCAGGTTATTACAATCACAGGCTAAACTGAGCTGCAAGAACAATGGCGATTCTGTTGAACATGTGCAAGAAACCATAAGCGACACAA GAATGAGTTCAGACTCGGAGGACTTGTCTGATATGTTTGAGACCGAGTCCGATACAGAAGCCGATGAGGAAATGGAAGAGCCTCCTCTATATCTGAAAGAGTTCGAAAAATTTGCAGGCGAAACTGCAGGCGAAACCGAAGATCTTCACGACCAACTTAGAGAGATATCCATGGACTCTAAGCAAGCGAAAATATTGGAGGAAGATGTCAATTCACCTGAATTCGACGCGGTCGATCGATTGTTCTTGCGTTCGGCATCACtgttgaagaagagaagaagatag
- the LOC111804992 gene encoding uncharacterized CRM domain-containing protein At3g25440, chloroplastic isoform X1 gives MIVPLGFNKIFKYRTSIATFSHRPGEIIEFLLCSSENCCIRKNTRAFNNGGGLDPKASFSFFRDIGAVRKNVTFLEKWNPSCNGGNRFGSGVGYRWVHSDNSVATLEKSGGESAIASTDGSSSEEKKKTRKKLKGKRAVVKWLKFFRWKKKKEYERMTSEEKILFKLNKARRKEKRFVEALEKIEPAASSDTTHDPEILTPEEHFYFLKMGIKGKNYVPVGRRGIFQGVVLNMHLHWKKHQTVKVVVKTFSPEEVKEIAAELARLTGGMVLDIHEENTIIMYRGKNYSQPPTEIMSPRVSLSRKKALDKSKYRDGLQAVRKHIPKLEQDLRLLQSQAKLSCKNNGDSVEHVQETISDTSKSKAMSKDAGRVGEHWSDDSSPMDTGMSSDSEDLSDMFETESDTEADEEMEEPPLYLKEFEKFAGETAGETEDLHDQLREISMDSKQAKILEEDVNSPEFDAVDRLFLRSASLLKKRRR, from the exons ATGATTGTTCCTTTAGGGTTCAATAAGATTTTCAAATATCGAACATCGATCGCTACTTTTTCTCATCGTCCCGGCGAAATCATTGAGTTTTTGTTGTGTAGTTCAGAAAATTGCTGCATTCGGAAGAACACAAGAGCTTTCAACAATGGCGGTGGTTTGGATCCCAAAGCTTCGTTTTCATTCTTCCGTGATATAGGTGCTGTGCGAAAGAATGTCACGTTCCTCGAGAAATGGAACCCTTCCTGTAATGGCGGCAATAGGTTTGGATCTGGTGTGGGGTATCGGTGGGTTCATTCAGATAATTCCGTCGCTACTTTAGAGAAAAGTGGAGGGGAATCTGCTATTGCTTCTACAGATGGAAGTAGTAgcgaggagaagaagaagacgaggaaGAAGCTGAAGGGTAAAAGAGCAGTCGTGAAGTGGCTCAAGTTTTTCaggtggaagaagaagaaagagtatGAGAGAATGACATCGGAAGAGAAGATTCTGTTCAAATTGAACAAG GCGCGTCGAAAAGAGAAAAGGTTTGTTGAAGCTCTGGAAAAAATTGAGCCTGCTGCTTCATCAGATACAACCCATGATCCAGAGATATTGACACCAGAAGAACACTTCTACTTTCTGAAGATGGGTATCAAGGGAAAGAATTACGTGCCGGTTGGAAGACGTGGGATATTCCAGGGCGTCGTTTTGAATATGCATCTTCACTGGAAGAAGCATCAAACGGTGAAGGTGGTAGTAAAGACGTTTTCACCGGAAGAGGTCAAAGAGATCGCTGCAGAGCTAGCGAGATTGACCGGTGGTATGGTGCTTGACATTCATGAAGAGAATACCATAATCATGTATAGGGGGAAGAACTACTCGCAGCCACCCACAGAGATAATGTCCCCAagggtctctctctctcggaAGAAG GCTCTGGATAAATCGAAATATCGGGACGGCCTTCAGGCAGTGAGAAAGCATATTCCAAAACTCGAACAAGACCTCAGGTTATTACAATCACAGGCTAAACTGAGCTGCAAGAACAATGGCGATTCTGTTGAACATGTGCAAGAAACCATAAGCGACACAAGTAAATCCAAGGCTATGTCAAAGGATGCTGGAAGAGTTGGTGAACACTGGTCTGATGATTCTTCTCCTATGGATACAGGAATGAGTTCAGACTCGGAGGACTTGTCTGATATGTTTGAGACCGAGTCCGATACAGAAGCCGATGAGGAAATGGAAGAGCCTCCTCTATATCTGAAAGAGTTCGAAAAATTTGCAGGCGAAACTGCAGGCGAAACCGAAGATCTTCACGACCAACTTAGAGAGATATCCATGGACTCTAAGCAAGCGAAAATATTGGAGGAAGATGTCAATTCACCTGAATTCGACGCGGTCGATCGATTGTTCTTGCGTTCGGCATCACtgttgaagaagagaagaagatag